From Pseudomonas sp. stari2:
ACGTCCTTCGCAACGTTCCGTTTAACTGACGGTCAGCCAAGCGAGAGAGCACAATGCCCCAAGCCTCCCAGATGTCTTCTGTTCCCGATTCCTCGGGGCAACTGCCGTCCGTAGAGGAGGCCAGTCGGCAGGGTCTTGAGCAGGCGTTTGCGCTGTTCAGCCAGATGTCGAGTCAACTCACCGATTCCTACAGCATGCTTGAAGCGCGGGTCACCGAGCTCAAGGGCGAGTTGGCCGTGGTCAGTGCCCAGCGCATGCAGGAGCTGGCCGAAAAAGAGCGTCTGGCCAACCGTCTGCAAAATCTCCTTGATCTGTTGCCCGGTGGCGTCATCGTCATCGACGGTCATGGCATCGTGTGCGAGGCCAATCCGGCCGCCATCGATCTGCTCGGTTTACCGCTCCAGGGCGAGCTGTGGCGCCATGTCATCGCGCGCTGCTTCGCGCCCCGTGAAGACGATGGTCATGAAATCTCCCTGAGAAACGGTCGACGCCTGTCGATTGCCACCCGCTCGCTGGACGCCGAGCCGGGGCAGTTGGTGCTGCTCAACGACCTGACTGAAACCCGTCACTTGCAGGATCAGCTCGCACGCCACGAGCGGCTGTCGTCGTTGGGGCGCATGGTCGCCTCGCTGGCTCATCAGATTCGTACTCCGCTTTCCGCTGCGCTGCTGTATGCCAGTCATTTGACCGAGCAGGCACTGCCGGTCGCCACCCAGCAGCGGTTTGCCGGACGCC
This genomic window contains:
- a CDS encoding PAS domain-containing sensor histidine kinase — encoded protein: MSSVPDSSGQLPSVEEASRQGLEQAFALFSQMSSQLTDSYSMLEARVTELKGELAVVSAQRMQELAEKERLANRLQNLLDLLPGGVIVIDGHGIVCEANPAAIDLLGLPLQGELWRHVIARCFAPREDDGHEISLRNGRRLSIATRSLDAEPGQLVLLNDLTETRHLQDQLARHERLSSLGRMVASLAHQIRTPLSAALLYASHLTEQALPVATQQRFAGRLKERLHELEHQVRDMLVFARGELPLTDRITPNALMQSLQAAALTHVQDLPIRWQCDSHAGELLCNRDTLVGAILNLIENAIQAGGGDVRLKVHCYTRDNSLRLCVSDNGGGIEPVVLARLGEPFFTTKVTGTGLGLTVVKAVARAHQGELQLRSRVGRGTCAQVILPMFSAVQGAE